One region of Wyeomyia smithii strain HCP4-BCI-WySm-NY-G18 chromosome 3, ASM2978416v1, whole genome shotgun sequence genomic DNA includes:
- the LOC129726472 gene encoding protein AF-10 isoform X3: MKEMVGGCCVCSDDRGWSENPLVYCDGQSCAVAVHQACYGIVTVPSGPWYCRKCESQERSARVRCELCPSRDGALKRTDNQGWAHVVCALYIPEVRFGNVTTMEPIILQLIPQERYNKTCYICQEMGKGSRSTAGACMQCNKSGCKQQFHVTCAQQLGLLCEEAGNYLDNVKYCGYCQHHYSKLKKGGNVKTIPPYKPISHETNSSDGPSSPEKELEPLAVSQHSTSGSVSATGNTSNSMKSNNRQMLDQSGSSASSSSKQRKSSSVSKGTISSSSTLSTSTFVTASTSGPNIASSSPTSVPIGLTSGSNSGSSAGGNANKVISSSSSSNSSSNKEKDKYSKSVNKVSSTNKNHEKETSSGSSATSSSSQRDKGSKSSKSGSNNNSGGSSNISTMGSLPGNPLSANSNIGGSLTKDNELSPLTSSIQSGSTMSSATTKNQDGTVNKPEKTLAQISSAAVSSARAASLSPAAIPTTLIIKPPHDHSGNTKEILSKDAIAKFTTSNFTETIVVNSDSVFGSAATTGNSSSGASSTQPNNAAGNINSSVGTISVIESSNASSTAGIANKINISGGNTSSSTGPGATKKRKADARSTPTSTASSDIDITRDLIKDVAVSLVPLPLNKSDNIDPASLLSIEKNIKKAKTEPNSPHNPSGEINIQNVSPNLVQSHASNVISSSIKHQQQSNSPQLQQQQQGQQHTPSLVVSVPLSTATVPGINLPTSNSNSSSGTGTSITANNASSNSSSSSTPNIISTSQMSSGSSLYQQLTHRTNDQIANATSNRSSPIIQQQQSNMASHVIQNSAHIMLERHSPSMRSSPAIITSAGSQQQQSNLFSSGGGMDLNLAGLTSGVSVLQSISPVPMSTIQSTSSSPIIPGNGGDGGLKISYEKQTSNVRISALQDEKLSGRRSRSKSRERGGGGGGSGNGSSVGGGKTRTSKKRSLQHQQLLRSSPLVNTGSSSSSSSSSANNALFANEPTTTSRSSTPSNSHSNANNNNQPNLTLNSSSSNTSRTNPANGNTSNSLLINSTGTSIVGPSTQSHSDKLSQSASSASYSSTAIANVSNSSSASTVTIAAASGTPVIETIGSVSTSSNSFQSNHPGGSGGQSHHITVGTGSIASGNSISSNHSGSNIKNNSSNLIAGTGTDHGHGTPSSNNTSSNSNNNNAMVVTHTSKKLRSSQPMVEIPSPSNSRTPDNSYVSNSFTGSSGGGLKFSYEAQPSNPAAIGATATIITPQTMVKESPPSSPGSDTGMTRCNKRNRKLSTNSNAGISAPHEAKEIKLFQNGVVHATHMLGNQLNPNSSVAQKMSDQLTMEMESHTFVEAAPQLVGPPFPGKIQASRTHNAAATGGPSLTSMLTGSGTATANGNTPQSLEQLLERQWEQGSQFLMEQAQHFDIASLLSCLHQLRSENIRLEEHVNNLVARRDHLLAVNARLAIPLNPTALGGVGLTVSNPGGPGTTATSSTGSGNTNPAGSQAQFNNMHGNGPHETSGSTSNTTTISSRSSRIQQHQTQQQQQPQSHFGSSTVNQIPLENGIDFRHSSSTHQSSNSSSIRHHSPSNQLTLASTGSSNRQTHSSSSGVSDQGTGHSRSGRGNNSSSSSSSNSSNTNPASSSAYQQTIYNTAHQVE, translated from the exons ATGAAGGAGATGGTCGGTGGTTGCTGTGTTTGCTCCGATGATCGGGGTTGGTCTGAGAACCCTCTGGTCTACTGTGACGGCCAAAGCTGTGCGGTAGCTGTACACCAAGCGTGTTACGGAATAGTAACTGTGCCTAGCGGACCCTGGTACTGTCGAAAATGTGAAAGTCAGGAACGTTCAGCGCGGGTACGTTGTGAGTTATGTCCCTCTCGGGATGGTGCTCTCAAACGTACCGACAATCAAGGCTGGGCGCATGTTGTATGTGCTTTGTACATACCGGAAGTGCGCTTCGGCAATGTTACAACTATGGAACCGATTATTCTACAGTTGATTCCTCAGGAGCGATATAATAAAA CATGCTACATATGCCAAGAAATGGGAAAAGGTTCCCGTTCAACTGCTGGCGCATGTATGCAATGTAACAAATCTGGATGCAAGCAGCAATTTCACGTTACTTGTGCTCAACAGCTTGGTTTGTTATGTGAGGAAGCAGGAAACTACCTTGATAATGTCAAGTACTGTGGGTACTGCCAACACCACTACAGTAAATTG aaaaagggAGGGAATGTTAAAACAATTCCTCCTTATAAACCTATCAGCCATGAAACCAATTCCAGCGACGGTCCATCATCACCGGAGAAAGAGCTGGAGCCACTAGCGGTATCGCAACACTCCACCAGCGGCAGTGTGAGTGCAACTGGTAACACCAGCAACAGTATGAAGTCAAATAACCGACAAATGCTCGATCAAAGTGGATCTTCTGCTTCTTCGTCGTCAAAACAAAGAAAATCTTCGAGTGTCTCAAAAGGCACCATTAGCTCTTCTTCGACATTGTCAACATCAACTTTTGTTACTGCTAGTACTAGTGGTCCTAATATCGCAAGTTCGTCTCCTACATCTGTTCCAATTGGGCTTACTTCGGGTAGTAATAGTGGAAGTTCAGCTGGAGGAAACGCTAACAAGGTTATTTCATCCTCATCCTCTTCCAACAGTAGCAGCAATAAAGAAAAAGATAAATACAGTAAAAGTGTAAATAAAGTATCCAGTAcaaataaaaatcacgaaaaggAAACCTCTTCAGGATCTTCGGCAACATCATCCTCTTCGCAACGTGACAAAGGTTCCAAATCATCGAAATCTGGTAGCAACAATAACAGTGGAGGCAGCAGTAATATAAGTACCATGGGATCATTACCCGGTAACCCACTTAGTGCAAATTCTAATATCGGCGGGTCACTTACAAAAGATAATGAACTCTCGCCATTAACATCCTCCATACAGAGTGGATCGACTATGTCCTCAGCAACTACAAAGAACCAAGATGGCACTGTGAATAAGCCAGAAAAAACATTGGCTCAAATTTCCTCTGCAGCGGTATCATCAGCTCGAGCAGCTTCTCTTTCTCCGGCAGCTATTCCAACTACGTTGATTATCAAGCCTCCGCATGATCATTCTGGTAACACCAAGGAGATCCTGTCTAAGGATGCTATCGCAAAATTTACAACATCAAACTTCACCGAAACTATCGTTGTAAATTCAGATTCGGTATTTGGATCTGCTGCGACGACCGGCAATAGTAGTAGTGGTGCGAGCAGTACCCAACCAAATAATGCGGCTGGTAACATAAACTCTAGTGTGGGAACTATATCAGTTATAGAAAGTTCGAATGCGTCCAGTACTGCTGGAATTGCAAACAAAATTAACATTTCCGGAGGAAACACATCGTCTTCTACGGGGCCAGGTGCCACTAAGAAGCGTAAAGCTGATGCCAGATCTACACCAACGTCGACTGCAAGTAGTGATATAGATATTACTCG TGATCTGATAAAGGATGTTGCCGTTTCTCTTGTGCCATTACCCTTGAATAAGAGTGATAACATCGATCCAGCATCCCTGCTTagcatcgaaaaaaatattaagaag GCTAAAACTGAACCTAATTCTCCTCATAATCCCAGTGGAGAAATTAACATTCAAAACGTCAGTCCTAATCTGGTGCAATCACATGCATCGAATGTCATCTCTTCGTCTATCAAACATCAGCAACAG TCCAATTCCCCACAActacagcaacaacagcaaggGCAACAGCACACTCCGAGTCTCGTGGTGTCGGTTCCTTTGTCGACAGCAACCGTACCTGGAATAAATCTACCCACAAGTAACAGTAACAGTAGTAGCGGTACCGGTACCTCTATTACAGCAAATAATgctagcagcaacagcagcagcagtagcacaCCGAACATCATATCAACGAGCCAGATGTCTTCGGGAAGCAGCTTGTATCAGCAGTTGACGCATCGGACAAATGATCAAATTGCG AATGCCACCAGCAATCGTTCTAGTCCGATTATACAGCAGCAGCAGTCCAATATGGCAAGCCACGTAATACAGAACTCTGCACATATAATGCTCGAGCGACATTCACCAAGCATGAGATCTTCACCTGCCATTATTACTAGCGCTGGTTCGCAACAACAGCAGTCAAACCTTTTCTCTTCAGGCGGCGGAATGGATCTGAATCTGGCCGGTTTAACATCCGGTGTGTCCGTACTACAGAGCATTTCGCCGGTACCGATGAGTACCATACAAAGCACTTCATCCTCACCTATCATCCCAGGTAATGGTGGAGATGGTGGCTTAAAGATTTCTTACGAAAAACAAACCTCCAATGTACGAATTAGTGCGTTGCAAGACGAAAAACTGTCGGGACGAAGATCCAG ATCCAAATCAAGAGAACGCggtggtggcggtggtggtAGCGGAAACGGAAGCAGCGTCGGTGGCGGTAAAACACGAACATCCAAGAAACGCTCACTACAACATCAACAGCTGCTGCGTTCCTCACCATTGGTCAACACCGGCTCGTCATcctcttcctcttcttcctcTGCCAACAACGCATTGTTTGCTAACGAGCCCACCACCACCAGTCGTAGTTCGACTCCCAGCAATAGCCACTCAAACGCTAACAACAATAATCAGCCTAACTTGACCCTTAATAGTAGTAGCAGTAATACTAGTCGCACTAACCCTGCCAACGGCAACACTAGCAACAGTTTGCTGATTAATTCCACTGGAACAAGCATCGTCGGGCCGTCTACTCAATCTCACTCAGATAAACTTTCCCAATCCGCATCCTCTGCTTCATATTCTTCAACCGCTATCGCAAACGTTTCCAACAGTTCATCTGCTTCCACTGTAACAATCGCTGCTGCTTCTGGCACGCCCGTTATCGAGACGATTGGTTCCGTCTCTACTTCGTCCAACAGCTTTCAAAGTAACCATCCAGGGGGTTCGGGTGGTCAATCTCACCATATAACTGTCGGCACCGGCAGCATTGCAAGTGGTAACAGTATCAGCAGCAACCACTCCGGCAGTAACATCAAAAACAATAGTAGTAATTTAATAGCTGGCACTGGTACCGATCATGGTCATGGCACCCCTAGTAGCAATAACACCAGTAGTAACAGTAACAATAATAATGCTATGGTCGTCACACACACCAGCAAAAAGCTTAGATCCTCACAACCAATGGTTGAAATACCCTCGCCATCTAATTCCAGAACGCCGGACAATAGTTATGTTTCCAATTCATTTACCGGCAGCAGCGGAGGAGGATTAAAATTTTCTTACGAAGCTCAACCGTCCAATCCTGCAGCAATCGGAGCTACGGCGACCATTATAACACCACAGACAATGGTCAAAGAGTCGCCACCAAGCTCACCCGGTTCAGACACTGGTATGACTCGATGTAACAAACGAAATCGGAAGCTATCGACGAATTCAAACGCAGGGATTAGTGCACCACATGAAGCGAAGGAAATCAAGTTATTCCAGAATGGAGTTGTTCACGCCACTCACATGCTGGGCAATCAGCTCAATCCAAACAGTAGTGTAGCTCAGAAGATGTCCGATCAATTGACAATGGAGATGGAGTCTCACACGTTTGTTGAAGCAGCACCGCAGCTAGTGGGTCCACCCTTTCCAGGAAAAATACAGGcg TCTCGAACGCACAATGCAGCTGCGACTGGTGGGCCGTCACTGACTTCTATGCTTACGGGTAGCGGCACAGCAACTGCTAATGGCAATACACCACAAAGTCTAGAGCAACTACTAGAGCGACAATGGGAGCAAGGATCTCAGTTTTTAATGGAACAAGCACAACATTTTGACA TTGCATCGTTGCTATCCTGTTTGCATCAGTTGCGAAGTGAAAACATCAGGCTGGAGGAACATGTCAACAATCTCGTGGCGCGGAGGGATCACCTCCTAGCCGTAAATGCAAGACTCGCAATTCCGTTAAACCCCACTGCACTGGGTGGTGTTGGTCTTACAGTTAGTAATCCCGGTGGGCCAGGGACAACTGCGACTTCAAGCACAGGAAGCGGGAATACCAATCCTGCAGGATCTCAAG CCCAATTCAACAATATGCACGGTAATGGACCTCATGAAACGAGCGGAAGTACCTCCAACACTACAACTATTTCCAGTCGAAGTAGTCGAATACAGCAACATCAAActcaacaacagcagcaaccgCAATCACATTTCGGCAGCAGTACAGTTAACCAGATACCGCTAGAAAATGGTATTGATTTTCGACATTCAAGTTCTACCCATCAAAGCTCCAATAGCTCTTCAATCAG ACATCATTCTCCATCAAATCAATTAACGCTGGCTTCAACTGGTTCTTCTAACAGACAAACACATTCTTCGTCGAGCGGAGTATCTGACCAAGGAACAGGACATTCTCGTTCAGGCAGAGGAAAtaatagtagtagtagtagtagcagcAATAGTAGCAACACCAATCCGGCATCGTCCTCAGCCTATCAGCAAACGATCTACAACACCGCTCACCAGGTAGAGTAA